In one Yoonia rosea genomic region, the following are encoded:
- the mtgA gene encoding monofunctional biosynthetic peptidoglycan transglycosylase, which yields MAEPSTARKRTAQKPAPKKKPARKTEKLGLVARVRRFIRRTVFWGAVAVFSFALLWTLLYAFINPPTTPYMRAEAHRLVTIEREWVDIEDIAPVMARSVVAAEDANFCLHWGLDVNAIQDAVERGRGGASTISQQVVKNVFLWHGRSWSRKAIEALWTPLTEAIWSKRRIVELYLNVAEFDEGVFGVQAAARHYFGVDAADLTPTQAARLAAILPAPKTRSASNPSTFTRERTRAIMSGAATIAADGRAECFEN from the coding sequence ATGGCAGAACCGAGCACAGCTAGAAAGCGAACGGCGCAAAAGCCGGCACCCAAAAAGAAACCTGCGAGGAAGACCGAAAAGCTGGGGCTTGTAGCCCGCGTGCGGCGGTTTATCCGCAGGACGGTTTTTTGGGGTGCTGTAGCTGTCTTTTCTTTCGCCCTGCTTTGGACGCTGCTTTACGCGTTTATCAATCCGCCCACGACACCCTATATGCGCGCAGAGGCCCACCGTTTGGTGACGATTGAACGGGAATGGGTGGATATCGAAGATATCGCCCCTGTCATGGCGCGGTCCGTGGTTGCCGCGGAAGACGCGAATTTCTGCCTGCACTGGGGCCTGGATGTCAACGCGATCCAGGATGCGGTGGAACGCGGGCGCGGCGGGGCCTCGACCATTTCACAGCAGGTCGTGAAAAACGTCTTTCTCTGGCATGGACGCAGCTGGTCGCGCAAAGCCATCGAGGCGCTCTGGACGCCCTTGACCGAGGCGATCTGGTCCAAGCGCCGGATTGTCGAGCTTTACCTGAATGTGGCCGAATTTGATGAAGGTGTGTTTGGCGTGCAGGCTGCGGCGCGGCATTATTTCGGTGTGGATGCGGCCGATCTGACGCCAACACAGGCGGCGCGCCTTGCGGCGATCCTACCTGCGCCCAAGACCCGTTCGGCCAGCAACCCCAGCACATTTACGCGCGAACGCACGCGCGCGATCATGAGCGGGGCTGCAACGATTGCGGCGGACGGGCGCGCGGAATGCTTTGAAAACTGA
- the gltB gene encoding glutamate synthase large subunit: MTTYDKTWVAAEEAKRQWMAENGLYKADDEHASCGVGLVVSIDGTPSRDVVEKGINALKAVWHRGAVDADGKTGDGAGIHVQIPVPFFNDQIRRTGHEPIDDKLIAVGQVFLPRTDFAAQERCRTIVESEVLRMGHYIYGWRHVPVNTEVLGDKANATRPEIEQILIRNEKGLDEEAFERELYIIRRRIEKAATAAAINGMYVCSLSCRSLIYKGMMLAEQVAEFYPDLMDARFESAFAIYHQRYSTNTFPQWSLAQPFRMLAHNGEINTLKGNVNWMKSHEIRMASNAFGDKAGDIKPIIPSGASDSAALDSVFEVLVRAGRNAPMAKTMMVPEAWSQQAVEMPQAWQDMYGYCNAVMEPWDGPAALAMTDGRWVCGGLDRNGLRPLRYVVTGDGLLVAGSEVGMVPVDEATVVEKGALGPGQMIAVDMQEGRLYHDKELKDKLAAAQPFGDWVEKVVDLNDIMRDVPENAIFEGADLRKRQVAAGYSIEELEQVLAPMAEDGKEMIASMGDDTPSAVLSKTYRPLSHFFRQNFSQVTNPPIDSLRESRVMSLKTRFGNLKNVLDEDSSQTEILLLASPFVANAEFEQMMKQFGDSVAVIDCVFEPGAGSLNAGLQRIRAEAEDAVRSGAGHIVLTDQNQSEDLVPMPMILATSAVHSGLTSKGLRTFCSINVRSAECIDPHYFAVLIGCGATTVNAYLAQDSIADRVRRGLIEGTLTEAIARYRAAIDAGLLKIMSKMGISVLSSYRGGLNFEAVGLSRAMVAEYFPGMHSRISGIGTSGIQTKLEEVHAKGWKGGSDVLPIGGFYKARRSGEKHAWEAQTMHMLQAACNKASYALWQQFSKSMQSNPPIHLRDLLAIKPLGAPIPIEEVESITAIRKRFVTPGMSLGALSPEAHKTLNVAMNRIGAKSDSGEGGEDPAHFNPEPNGDNPSAKIKQVASGRFGVTAEYLNACEELEIKVAQGAKPGEGGQLPGMKVTDLIARLRHSTKGVTLISPPPHHDIYSIEDLAQLIYDLKQINPRCKVTVKLVSSSGVGTIAAGVAKAKADVILISGHNGGTGASPGTSIKYAGLPWEMGLTEAHQVLAMNNLRERITLRTDGGLRTGRDIVMAAMMGAEEYGIGTAALIAMGCIMVRQCQSNTCPVGVCTQDEALREKFTGNADKVVNLITFYATEVREILASIGARSLDDVIGRADLLTQVSRGSAHLDDLDLNPLLITVDGANKITYDRNKPRNPVDDTLDAQIVKDAARFLNDGEKMQLDYAVQNTLRTIGTRTSSHIVQQFGMRNALQPDHLTVKLRGSAGQSLGAFAAPGLKLEVSGDANDYVGKGLSGGTIVIRPPMVSPLVASDNTIIGNTVLYGATAGYLFAAGRAGERFAVRNSGAHVVIEGCGTNGCEYMTGGVAVILGTIGANFGAGMTGGMAYLYDPKGEAAELINMETLVTNPVTVDHWETQLKGLIERHAAETGSRKAADILQHWDLEKANFLQVCPKEMLVHLPAPLSIEDAAIPAE, encoded by the coding sequence ATGACAACCTATGACAAAACCTGGGTCGCCGCCGAAGAGGCCAAGCGTCAGTGGATGGCCGAGAATGGCCTGTATAAGGCGGACGATGAACATGCTTCTTGTGGTGTGGGCCTTGTGGTGTCGATTGATGGCACCCCGTCGCGTGATGTTGTGGAAAAGGGCATCAATGCGCTGAAGGCAGTCTGGCACCGTGGTGCTGTTGATGCCGACGGAAAGACAGGGGATGGCGCGGGTATTCACGTGCAGATCCCTGTGCCCTTCTTTAACGACCAGATCCGCCGGACCGGCCATGAACCAATCGACGACAAGCTGATTGCTGTGGGTCAGGTGTTTCTGCCGCGCACCGATTTTGCCGCCCAGGAACGCTGCCGCACGATTGTGGAGTCCGAAGTGCTGCGCATGGGCCACTATATCTATGGCTGGCGCCATGTGCCGGTGAACACCGAAGTGCTGGGTGACAAGGCCAATGCGACACGCCCCGAGATCGAGCAGATTCTGATCCGTAACGAAAAGGGGCTGGACGAAGAGGCGTTCGAGCGCGAGCTTTACATCATACGCCGCCGGATCGAGAAGGCGGCGACTGCTGCTGCGATCAATGGTATGTATGTCTGTTCGCTGTCGTGCCGGTCGCTGATCTACAAGGGTATGATGCTGGCCGAGCAGGTGGCCGAGTTCTACCCTGACCTGATGGATGCGCGGTTCGAGAGTGCTTTTGCGATCTATCACCAGCGCTATTCCACCAACACATTCCCGCAGTGGTCGCTGGCCCAGCCGTTCCGCATGTTGGCCCATAACGGCGAGATCAACACGCTGAAAGGCAATGTCAACTGGATGAAGAGCCATGAAATCCGCATGGCGTCCAATGCATTCGGCGACAAGGCCGGTGACATCAAGCCAATCATCCCGTCGGGTGCGTCGGATAGTGCCGCCTTGGACTCCGTATTCGAGGTTCTGGTGCGTGCGGGCCGCAATGCGCCGATGGCAAAGACCATGATGGTACCCGAGGCGTGGTCGCAGCAGGCCGTGGAAATGCCACAGGCGTGGCAGGATATGTATGGCTATTGCAACGCCGTGATGGAGCCATGGGATGGGCCTGCCGCCCTTGCGATGACAGACGGGCGTTGGGTTTGCGGCGGTCTGGACCGCAATGGTCTGCGTCCGCTGCGTTATGTGGTGACAGGTGACGGTCTGCTGGTGGCAGGTTCCGAAGTGGGCATGGTGCCTGTGGATGAAGCCACAGTTGTCGAAAAAGGCGCGCTTGGTCCGGGGCAGATGATCGCCGTGGATATGCAAGAGGGTCGCTTGTACCACGACAAGGAATTGAAGGACAAACTAGCCGCCGCCCAGCCCTTTGGTGACTGGGTCGAGAAAGTCGTCGATCTGAACGACATCATGCGGGATGTGCCGGAAAACGCGATCTTTGAGGGGGCTGACCTGCGCAAGCGTCAGGTTGCTGCCGGTTACAGCATCGAAGAGCTGGAACAGGTGCTCGCGCCCATGGCCGAGGACGGCAAGGAAATGATCGCGTCCATGGGGGATGATACGCCCTCTGCGGTCCTGTCCAAGACCTATCGCCCGTTGTCGCATTTCTTCCGGCAGAACTTTAGCCAGGTCACGAACCCGCCAATCGACAGTTTGCGCGAAAGCCGTGTGATGTCGCTGAAAACGCGGTTCGGGAACCTGAAAAACGTGCTGGACGAGGATTCTTCGCAAACCGAGATCTTGTTGCTGGCCAGTCCGTTTGTCGCCAACGCCGAGTTCGAGCAGATGATGAAGCAGTTTGGCGACAGCGTTGCTGTGATCGACTGTGTCTTCGAGCCGGGTGCGGGATCTCTGAATGCAGGTCTGCAACGTATCCGCGCCGAGGCCGAAGACGCCGTGCGTTCAGGTGCGGGCCATATCGTGCTGACCGATCAGAACCAGTCCGAAGATCTGGTGCCGATGCCGATGATCCTTGCGACCTCTGCGGTCCATTCAGGTCTGACATCGAAAGGCCTGCGGACCTTCTGTTCGATCAACGTGCGCTCGGCCGAGTGTATTGATCCGCATTACTTTGCGGTGCTGATCGGCTGTGGCGCCACGACTGTGAACGCGTATCTCGCACAGGATTCCATCGCGGACCGTGTGCGTCGCGGCCTGATTGAGGGCACATTGACCGAAGCCATCGCGCGCTATCGTGCGGCCATTGATGCGGGTCTTCTCAAGATCATGTCGAAGATGGGGATTTCGGTTCTGTCGTCCTATCGCGGTGGTCTGAACTTTGAGGCTGTGGGTCTGTCCCGTGCGATGGTTGCGGAATACTTCCCCGGGATGCACAGCCGGATTTCCGGCATTGGTACATCCGGTATCCAGACCAAGCTGGAAGAAGTACATGCAAAGGGCTGGAAAGGCGGCAGTGATGTTCTGCCGATCGGGGGTTTCTACAAGGCCCGCCGGTCCGGTGAAAAGCACGCATGGGAAGCGCAAACGATGCATATGTTGCAGGCGGCCTGTAACAAGGCGAGCTATGCTTTGTGGCAGCAGTTCTCGAAATCCATGCAGTCGAACCCGCCGATCCATTTGCGTGATTTGCTGGCGATCAAACCTTTGGGTGCGCCGATCCCGATTGAAGAGGTCGAAAGCATTACCGCGATCCGCAAGCGTTTCGTCACACCCGGCATGTCTTTGGGTGCGCTCAGCCCCGAAGCACATAAAACGCTGAACGTGGCGATGAACCGGATTGGCGCAAAGTCCGACAGTGGTGAGGGTGGCGAAGATCCGGCACACTTCAACCCCGAACCCAATGGCGATAACCCCTCTGCGAAGATCAAGCAGGTGGCGTCAGGCCGTTTTGGTGTAACCGCCGAATATCTGAACGCCTGTGAAGAGCTTGAGATCAAGGTCGCGCAAGGTGCCAAGCCTGGTGAGGGTGGCCAGTTGCCGGGTATGAAGGTCACCGACCTGATTGCGCGCCTACGCCATTCGACCAAGGGTGTGACCCTGATTTCACCGCCGCCGCACCACGATATCTATTCCATCGAGGACCTTGCGCAGCTGATCTACGACCTCAAGCAGATCAACCCGCGCTGTAAGGTAACCGTCAAGCTGGTGTCGTCGTCCGGTGTCGGTACGATTGCCGCGGGCGTGGCCAAGGCCAAGGCCGATGTGATCCTGATTTCGGGTCACAATGGCGGCACAGGTGCGTCGCCCGGTACGTCGATCAAATACGCAGGCCTGCCATGGGAAATGGGTCTGACCGAGGCGCATCAGGTACTTGCCATGAACAACCTGCGTGAGCGGATCACCCTGCGCACGGATGGTGGTTTGCGCACAGGGCGTGACATTGTCATGGCGGCGATGATGGGGGCCGAGGAATACGGCATCGGCACCGCTGCGCTGATTGCGATGGGCTGTATCATGGTCCGTCAGTGCCAGTCGAACACATGCCCCGTTGGTGTGTGTACCCAAGACGAAGCCTTGCGCGAGAAGTTCACCGGCAATGCCGATAAGGTTGTCAACCTGATCACCTTCTATGCCACCGAGGTGCGTGAAATCCTTGCCTCGATTGGTGCGCGGTCCTTGGACGATGTGATTGGCCGTGCCGATCTGTTGACCCAAGTGTCGCGCGGCTCGGCGCACCTGGATGATCTGGACTTGAACCCGCTGTTGATCACCGTCGATGGGGCCAACAAGATCACCTATGACCGCAACAAGCCGCGTAATCCTGTCGATGATACGCTGGATGCACAGATTGTGAAGGACGCCGCGCGCTTCCTGAATGATGGCGAGAAGATGCAGCTGGACTATGCGGTGCAGAACACGCTGCGGACGATCGGCACACGCACATCCAGCCACATCGTGCAGCAGTTCGGGATGCGCAACGCGTTGCAGCCGGATCACCTGACGGTGAAATTGCGCGGCTCTGCGGGCCAGTCGCTGGGGGCGTTTGCCGCTCCGGGCCTCAAGCTTGAGGTGTCGGGTGATGCCAACGACTATGTGGGCAAAGGTCTGTCGGGGGGGACAATCGTGATCCGTCCGCCCATGGTCAGCCCGCTGGTGGCGTCGGACAACACGATTATTGGCAATACCGTGCTTTACGGTGCGACGGCGGGGTATCTTTTCGCCGCCGGTCGCGCGGGCGAGCGCTTTGCGGTGCGCAACTCGGGTGCCCATGTGGTGATTGAAGGCTGCGGCACAAACGGGTGTGAATATATGACCGGTGGTGTGGCTGTGATCCTTGGCACGATTGGTGCGAACTTCGGGGCGGGCATGACCGGTGGTATGGCCTATCTTTATGACCCCAAGGGCGAGGCCGCAGAGTTGATCAACATGGAAACACTGGTGACGAACCCTGTGACGGTCGATCACTGGGAGACCCAGTTGAAAGGCCTGATCGAACGTCATGCCGCGGAAACAGGCAGCCGCAAGGCCGCTGATATCCTGCAGCATTGGGACCTTGAGAAAGCCAATTTCCTGCAGGTCTGCCCCAAAGAGATGCTGGTGCATTTGCCTGCACCGCTGAGCATCGAGGACGCGGCAATCCCTGCGGAATAA
- the fzlA gene encoding FtsZ-binding protein FzlA, translating into MNTLYHYPLSPFSRKVRLCLGEKKIEVALVEERYWEKDPDFLRRNPAGKVPVLKMDGRMMSDSVAICEYIEETHPTPALLPKGADARCEVRRLVGWFDDKFYQEVTTKLTGERVYRKIMGTGYPDSTNVKAGAKAIKYHLDYMARLLDERRWLAGNEMTMADFAAAAQLSCLDYTSDVDWNRHEVLKDWYAKIKSRPAFRSILADEVPGFQPAAHYADLDF; encoded by the coding sequence ATGAATACCCTGTACCATTATCCGTTGTCCCCGTTTTCACGCAAAGTCCGCCTGTGTCTGGGCGAAAAGAAGATCGAAGTTGCTTTGGTCGAAGAACGCTATTGGGAAAAAGATCCGGATTTCTTGCGCCGCAATCCGGCGGGCAAGGTTCCTGTGCTGAAAATGGACGGGCGCATGATGTCGGACAGCGTGGCGATCTGCGAGTATATCGAAGAGACGCACCCGACGCCTGCGTTGTTGCCCAAAGGGGCCGATGCCCGCTGCGAGGTCCGGCGTCTGGTGGGGTGGTTTGATGACAAGTTCTATCAAGAGGTCACGACAAAGCTGACCGGTGAGCGTGTCTACCGCAAGATCATGGGCACGGGCTATCCGGACAGCACGAATGTGAAAGCCGGCGCGAAGGCGATCAAATACCATTTGGATTATATGGCGCGCCTGCTGGACGAACGCCGCTGGCTTGCGGGGAACGAGATGACGATGGCGGATTTTGCCGCTGCGGCACAGCTGTCGTGTCTGGATTATACCAGTGATGTGGACTGGAACCGGCATGAGGTGCTGAAGGACTGGTATGCCAAGATCAAGTCCCGCCCTGCGTTCCGGTCTATTCTGGCGGATGAGGTGCCGGGGTTCCAGCCTGCGGCGCATTATGCTGATCTGGACTTCTAG